Proteins co-encoded in one Ictalurus furcatus strain D&B chromosome 9, Billie_1.0, whole genome shotgun sequence genomic window:
- the pnoca gene encoding prepronociceptin, whose product MKTPLWTLLLMGLFVLGRSDCQTDCLTCSQILPKDHGFDTLVCTVECHGAVYPGLTWERCQTALEEEPLASLSVGNPMPKRAEEEVETVLPMGQSDGALTYSGTLQRFDHVARALGLDELNQENQISQFSTAVQPQYEQEEHDAADWEIKSDQEGEPVNLTKRFGGFLKSKYGYRKFMDPGRSMQKRYGGFIGVRKSSRKWNNQKRFSEFLKQYLGMTTRASKFNSVSTDIIRQNKV is encoded by the exons ATGAAGACGCCATTATGGACTCTCCTGCTGATGGGACTGTTTGTCCTCGGACGCAGCGACTGTCAGACAGACTGTCTCACCTGCAGCCAAATCCTTCCCAAAGACCACGGCTTTGACACACTG GTCTGTACGGTGGAATGTCACGGCGCGGTTTATCCGGGCCTCACGTGGGAGAGGTGTCAGACCGCCTTGGAGGAAGAACCCCTGGCGTCCCTGTCCGTAGGAAACCCGATGCCGAAAAGAGCCGAGGAGGAAGTGGAAACCGTCCTGCCGATGGGTCAATCTGACGGAGCTCTGACCTATTCTGGAACCCTGCAAAGGTTCGACCACGTGGCAAGAGCTCTGGGTTTGGACGAACTCAACCAAGAGAACCAAATCTCCCAGTTTAGCACGGCCGTCCAGCCTCAGTATGAGCAGGAAGAACACGACGCTGCGGACTGGGAGATAAAAAGCGACCAAGAAGGCGAACCAGTGAACCTCACCAAACGTTTCGGAGGGTTCCTGAAAAGCAAGTACGGCTACAGGAAGTTCATGGACCCCGGCCGGTCTATGCAGAAGAGATACGGCGGATTCATAGGCGTCCGCAAGTCGTCCCGCAAGTGGAACAATCAGAAACGCTTCAGCGAGTTCCTAAAGCAGTACTTGGGCATGACCACTCGCGCTAGCAAGTTCAACAGCGTGTCCACTGACATCATCCGGCAGAACAAGGTGTGA
- the znf395a gene encoding zinc finger protein 395a has protein sequence MEKVLTATVLPRSRLGKRSPLGALVCNSSAEGLVDVGGHGDTDGVPVISGIGAGVHGVHRVKLHPGQRVYVHCGGQERAGAVEQHNHVDNEVSIFIQQLNQRVHRKLEDVWLSPSGVLAHPVSLSIDVPKRSVESADMDEIMAAMVLTSLSCSPMIQSPVHGEPAPVSNGTDSTGSEMSDGGYWSCDHGNSSPAPSPPDAEADRTPPVDDGLDMEMDQVLFDEPAPRKRKNSVKVAYRCLWPNCGKILTTIVGMKRHIRTLHLGRQSEQERCQREEDFYYTEIYQDAEQPAAPAGSGSPSSPSHRRSSPPTPEPLQPSPLSQSAPSSFWQVHSEHSYQAPPPVGLTPCKAVCVPVLPRWAPLVTPHQNKQAAPFRRRSVSVGEQWLQSHSAPSRPPHLASVSPPRSHCASRRVRGEAKKCRKVYGIEHRDQWCTACRWKKACQRFLD, from the exons ATGGAGAAGGTGCTAACAGCGACGGTGCTTCCGAGGAGCCGGTTAGGGAAGCGCTCTCCACTAGGAGCCTTGGTGTGCAACTCTTCAGCAGAGGGTCTCGTGGACGTAGGAGGACACGGAGACACCGACGGCGTTCCTGTGATCTCCGGGATCGGAGCAGGAGTCCACGGTGTCCACAGGGTCAAACTGCACCCGGGACAGCGG GTGTACGTGCATTGTGGTGGACAAGAGCGTGCTGGCGCTGTGGAGCAGCACAACCACGTGGACAACGAGGTGTCCATATTCATACAGCAGCTCAATCAGCGCGTGCACCGGAAACTGGAGGACGTGTGGTTGAGCCCGTCAGGCGTCCTCGCTCACCCCGTGTCTTTATCAATCGACGTGCCAAAAAG GAGCGTAGAGAGCGCCGACATGGACGAAATCATGGCTGCTATGGTGCTAACCAGTCTGTCCTGCAGCCCAATGATCCAAAGCCCCGTTCATGGAGAACCAGCGCCAG TGTCAAACGGGACAGATAGCACTGGTAGCGAAATGTCTGATGGTGGTTACTGGAGCTGTGACCATGGAAACAGCAGTCCTGCGCCGTCTCCACCTGACGCAGAGGCGGACCGCACCCCTCCTGTCGACGATGGCTTGGACATGGAGATGGATCAAGTGTTGTTTGATGAACCAGCACCGAGGAAACGCAAG aaCTCGGTGAAGGTGGCGTACAGGTGCCTGTGGCCAAACTGTGGCAAAATCCTCACCACTATTGTAGGCATGAAGCGCCACATTCGTACTCTTCACCTGGG CCGACAGAGCGAACAGGAGCGCTGCCAAAGAGAAGAAGACTTCTACTACACGGAAATCTACCAGGACGCGGAACAACCGGCAGCTCCGGCCGGCTCCGGATCGCCTTCCAGTCCGAGCCATCGGAGATCCTCTCCACCGACGCCGGAGCCTCTTCAACCCAGCCCGCTCAGCCAGTCGGCCCCCAGCAGCTTCTGGCAGGTCCACTCCGAACACTCGTACCAG GCTCCGCCTCCTGTTGGTTTGACTCCGTGTAAAGCCGTGTGTGTGCCTGTCCTGCCTCGCTGGGCGCCTCTCGTCACGCCACACCAGAACAAACAG GCCGCTCCATTCCGGCGTCGTTCGGTCAGCGTAGGTGAACAGTGGCTCCAGAGCCACAGCGCCCCCTCCAGGCCTCCACACCTCGCCAGTGTTTCACCTCCAAGAAGCCACTGCGCCTCACG GAGGGTTCGAGGCGAGGCTAAAAAGTGCCGGAAGGTGTACGGTATCGAGCACCGGGATCAGTGGTGTACGGCCTGTCGCTGGAAAAAAGCCTGCCAGAGATTTTTGGACTGA